The following proteins come from a genomic window of Peromyscus eremicus chromosome 23, PerEre_H2_v1, whole genome shotgun sequence:
- the Tpst2 gene encoding protein-tyrosine sulfotransferase 2 — translation MRRAPCLGLGPWLGMRLTVRKVLLAAGCALALVLALQLGQQVLECRAVLGGVRNPRRMRPEQEELVMLGADQVEYRYGKAMPLIFVGGVPRSGTTLMRAMLDAHPEVRCGEETRIIPRVLAMRQAWSKSGREKLRLDEAGVTDEVLDAAMQAFILEVIAKHGEPARVLCNKDPFTLKSSVYLARLFPNSKFLLMVRDGRASVHSMITRKVTIAGFDLSSYRDCLTKWNKAIEVMYAQCMEVGRDKCLPVYYEQLVLHPRRSLKRILDFLGIPWSDTVLHHEDLIGKPGGVSLSKIERSTDQVIKPVNLEALSKWTGHIPGDVVRDMAQIAPMLARLGYDPYANPPNYGNPDPIVINNTHRVLKGDYKTPANLKGYFQVNQNSTSPHLGSS, via the exons ATGAGGCGGGCCCCCTGCCTGGGCCTGGGCCCCTGGCTGGGCATGCGCCTGACGGTGCGGAAGGTgttgctggctgctggctgcgcACTGGCCCTAGTGCTGGCTCTGCAACTTGGGCAGCAAGTGTTGGAGTGCCGGGCGGTGCTCGGGGGCGTGCGGAACCCACGGAGGATGCGCCCGGAGCAGGAGGAACTGGTGATGCTTGGGGCCGACCAGGTGGAATACCGCTATGGCAAGGCCATGCCGCTCATCTTTGTGGGTGGCGTGCCTCGCAGCGGCACCACCCTCATGCGCGCCATGCTGGACGCGCACCCTGAGGTGCGCTGCGGAGAGGAGACGCGCATCATCCCCCGTGTGCTGGCCATGCGGCAGGCCTGGTCCAAGTCTGGCCGGGAGAAGCTGCGGCTGGATGAGGCGGGTGTGACGGACGAGGTGCTGGATGCCGCCATGCAGGCCTTCATCCTGGAGGTGATTGCCAAGCACGGGGAGCCGGCTCGCGTGCTGTGTAACAAGGACCCCTTCACACTCAAGTCCTCCGTCTACCTGGCACGCCTGTTCCCCAACTCCAAGTTTCTGCTAATGGTGCGTGACGGCCGGGCCTCCGTGCACTCGATGATCACTCGCAAGGTCACCATTGCAGGCTTTGACCTCAGTAGCTACCGAGACTGTCTTACGAAGTGGAACAAGGCCATCGAGGTGATGTACGCACAGTGCATGGAGGTGGGCAGGGACAAATGCCTGCCTGTGTACTATGAGCAGTTGGTGCTGCACCCCCGGCGCTCACTCAAGCGCATCCTGGACTTCCTGGGCATCCCCTGGAGTGACACTGTCCTGCACCACGAGGACCTCATTGGCAAGCCTGGGGGCGTCTCCTTGTCCAA GATCGAGCGGTCCACAGACCAGGTCATCAAACCCGTGAACTTGGAAGCACTCTCCAAGTGGACCGGCCACATCCCTGGGGATGTGGTGAGGGATATGGCCCAGATTGCCCCCATGCTGGCTCGGCTTGGCTATGACCCGTATGCAAACCCGCCCAACTATGGGAACCCTGACCCGATTGTCATCAACAACACACACCGG GTCTTGAAAGGAGACTATAAAACGCCAGCCAATCTAAAAGGATATTTTCAG gTGAACCAGAACAGCACTTCCCCGCACCTTGGAAGCTCGTGA